Below is a window of Populus alba chromosome 2, ASM523922v2, whole genome shotgun sequence DNA.
aatcaaaattaattacaggaaagaaagaaatataatcaTGGTTTTGGTCGGGCGTTTATTGTAAGAGTGTTTGAGAGTAGtgtaatatatgttttttaaaatattttttatatttaatatttttatttttaaaaaattatttttaatatatatatttaatcacaaattcaaagaaaaaagaaacagagaaaatgTAGCAGACGGGGACTCAAACAGCCCAGTGAGCACCTGCTATAACATCTCACTATCCAGCAcaccactctctctctctctctctctctgaattCAGGCGCCACCACCTGCTTAAGCTGTATTCTCTACTTACCTGTATAAACTACactctttttattctttacgTTCCATTTCCCTTTGTTCTCTAGGAATGGGTTGCACGGCTTCCAAGCTAGACAACGAGGACACGGTACGGCGGTGCAAGGAGAGGCGCCGCCTAATGAAAGAGGCAGTCTACGCCCGCCACCAATTAGCTGCTGCCCACGCAGATTACTGTCATTCACTCCGAGTCACAGGCTCAGCTCTCTGCGCTTTCGCCGCCGGTGAATCCCTCTCTGTCTCCGAACAAACCCCCGCTGTCTTCCTCCACCCTGCCAAAACATCCACCCCACCTCCTCCCACCAATCTCATCCCTCCACGTGTCCCTCCTTCCCCTTCACCTTCCCTCCACTCGCCGCCACCCCCTCCTCCTCCATTTTCTCCTTCTCCTACGATAGCTAACGCTAAACTTCCTcatattctttcttcttctaagTCTAATCGCCACCGCCGCAGCAAGCCTCCGAAGCTTCCTCATATTCTTTCAGAAACAAGCCCTTCAGTTTCTCCGAAATCGAATTTTGAATATCCAACTGCTTTTCAAAATCATTCAACTTATTCTACCACGCCTTCTCAAGCTTCTTCTGTATGGAATTGGGAAAATTTCTACCCTCCTTCGCCTCCAGACTCAGAATTCTTCGCTCGAAAAGCCAACCAAAACCACTACAACCAGCACCAACACCATTTAGATATTAATGATGGGTCGTCATCAGATGAAGATGAGGGTGTCGCTACAGAAACCGAAACGGAGAGATTGTCGGAGTATGATTTCTTTAAGAAAAAGCAATATCCGCAGCAACAACAAATTTATAGCGAGACGGAGCAAGAGGAAGTTCAATGCAGTGAATGGGGAGATCACGATAATTATAGCAAGACCACAACATCATCAGATGAAGAAGATAATGATACGGAGTTCAAATCCGAGATGGAAACCCGGTCAAATTTCGGATCGAAGCAGCAACCGCAGCCGCAACCACAACAATCTGATAATGGTTTTGGCAAGTCAGATAATAAGTCTGAGGCGGGATCGTCGACGACCAGTTATAGGACTGGAGAGgcatttaatatgaaaatgGTGAGACATAAGGATTTGAAAGAGATTGTTGATGCCATTAAGGAGAATTTTGACAAGGCGGCCACAGCTGGAGATCAGGTTTCGCAGATGCTTGAGCTCGATAGAAATTTCCGGCAACTGAAGAGTGAGTaaaatcccttttctttttgaggCGAGGCtttgtttattgtttaattttgattaatttatcaatTGTTGCAGAAACTGTGTATCATTCTAGTAGTGTTTTGAGTAACTTGAGCTCCAGTTGGACTTCGAAACCGCCTTTGGCCGTTAAGTATCGCCTCGATACCGGTTCACTGAATCAAACTGGTGGCCCAACGAGTCTTTGTTCTACAATGGAACGGTTGTTGGCTTGGGAGAAGAAACTCTATGAGGAAGTTAAGGTATGCTTTGCAAAAATTGTACTATGATATCATAATGCTAGCCTAGTTTTTTACCCAATTCATTTCCCCCCCTAAAAACCTCCTTTATCGTATAAGGTAGACTAGTTCccacaaattaattgaacggctgtgatttttatttttttttgagtttttgtaaaattagcatCACTCTTTTACCATTTTTGGTTTTCGTTTCCCTTCCCTCCCGTATCTTGGTTTACCGTGTGTAATTAATTGATGTTTTCAGGGGTATTAAAATATGCACTAGCGAGGTTAGCGTAAGTCTACCGCAGTTTTCTGGCCCTTTGTCGTTAGTAGTTTACCATGGGGACTCTTTTTTTGACGAGAATGCCCCCGTCCAATTTTGACGAGAATGCCCCCGTCCAATCTTATTAATTATGTGATGGGTTCTTCTTGCCTTCACTGTCTAAACGTGCCAATCAGGTTAAATCCCAGCTGATGTTAACAATTCTTTGTTAGGATGGCTTGCCACTGTCCTTGAATTATCTTTTAATGCAAAATATCTGTCTATTGCTTTCATTTACAATGACTAGGATGCCCTTGAAACCTGTCAGAAATACTAGGACTGCTTGTGTTTTTCTCTAGGAACATGTTTGTGGTCGGTCTAGCTAACCAGGGCACCTTTTCCCCATCAAgttgatgcatttttttttggtgcataATTGCATCTGAATTTTAGCCTCCAGCTGTGTTTGGAATGTGTGTTGATCAGTGCTAATGCATAGAACAAATTGTTGGTGTGCCTTTTTAGGCTAGAGAAGGTGCTAAGATTGATCACGAGAAGAAGCTGTCAACACTACAAAGTCAGGAATACAAGGGGGATGAAGCAAAGCTGGACAAGACCAAAGCTGCAATAGCAAGACTGCAATCTCTGATTATTGTCACATCTCAGGCTGTTTCTACCACCTCAACTGCAATCATTGGTCTTAGAGACAGTGATCTTGTTCCTCAGCTGGTTGAACTCTGTCATGGGTATGCCATTTCATTTGTTTAGCTCTTATAAGAAAGTTATTCTTATACATAAAATATGAGATCTATTTGCATCAACAAATTCTGGTGGTTGTGAACCTTAATACAATGCAGTTTCTTATTTCTGTTGCCTTGGTCAAGTTCATAAGCTACTGATATAATCAAGAACTGTTTCTAGTAAAGCCACTAGTACATTCTTAAAAGAGGCATCTTCCACCTGTATTTTTCCACTCGGAGAGTGCCTTTTCGCATCCGTTATGGGTTCATATTGCTGACTGAATTAAATCCTGACTTTCATAATCTCATATCCTCACATGAGATGAGACCTTTGCGCTTGCCTTGGTGGGTGAAGCATTATAAGGGAATAGCACTGGAATGCCAGTTGCTTCATCCAGTCTGTATCCACATGTGCATTGCTGTCCGGTTTCCTTGACTATCCATTGCCAAACTACCTCTCAAAATCAGGCAGTTGCCCAACGCTGCACCTCCCGATGATTTTGTTTCATCTGATTTGTGGGACCTTTTCAGATTAAAGGTAATTGATGGGTGGAGAGTTGGGTGCAATGGACTTGAAGTATGATATGACCCACCATCGTAGATTACTGGATTGTTGGCCTCGTTTCTTAACGTGTTAAACTAAGTCAACAAGCATTTTACTGCTAGGTTGGTAATTTGATTTCATTAACTATCCAGAAACTATTAATTACTAGGCTGCTCTTTGGACACATGTCATAGCATTATCAGGGCTTTATTGCTCCCAACTGTGGTTATCGTGTTTGCAATATATTACCATTTGATAAGTAGTCCTGGAGAAGGCTAAAGTAGATTGCGTTCCATATTTACATCTGTTGGTTCATTTTACATATTTGTAGCTTCCAGCTACCTTACAAGGCTTTATGATCAACTATCAATTGTCTCCAGTTGGGTGATGCTAGTTTCTGGTGCTGGCGTTTGCCTGAAGTCAGAGAGAGATTGTtgctttgattttgaaaatgcagTTCTTTTGACAGCATTTAAGAcgaacccccccccccccaaagtATGCAAGCACCGTGAACCCAGCAGCGACTTGACAATCATAATCTAATCAGATATATTTGAGTAACATTGTTTGCACCATGTCTCTATGGCAGcttgttgtctttgtatttgaatgatgaaattatggGCTGCTAAAATGACATCCATGTGGACcatatattatttatgcatCTGATTTGAATGCAGGTTCATGCGCATGTGGAGGTCAATGCACCAGTACCATGAAGTTCAGCATCACATTGTGCAACAAGTTCGTGGTCTTGTGAACCAATCAGCCAAGGGTGACTCAACTTCTGAATTGCACAAGCAGGCTACTCGTGACCTTGAGTTAGCTGTTTCTGCCTGGCATTCAAGTTTCTGCCACCAAATAAAGTTCCAACGGGACTTTATTCAATCCATCCATGGCTGGTTCAAGCTCACCCTTATTCCTGTAAGCAGTGACAACATGAACGTCAACATGGAACCCTCTGATGTATATGCCTTCTTTGATGAGTGGAAGCTTGCCATGGACCGTGTCCCTGACACAGTTGCTTCCGAAGCCATCAAGAGCTTTATCAATGTTGTTCATGTGATATCTATGAAACAAGCAGAAGAGCTCAAGAGTAAAAAGCGAACTGATACTGCATCGAAGGAGCTGGAAAAGAAGGCTTCTTCTCTTCGTAGCATAGAAAGAAAGTTCTACAACTCATACTCCATGGTTGGTATTGGACTCCCTGATACTGGTGGATCCGATAATGGACAGGTATTGGATGCTCGTGATCCACTGGCTGAAAAGAAATCAGAGCTTGTATCTTGTCAAAGGCGCGTGGAAGATGAGATGCTGAGGCATGCGAAGGCAGTGGAGGTGACACGAGCAATGACACTGAATAATCTTCAGACAGGCCTTCCTGGAGTTTTTCAGGCATTGACcagtttttcttccttgtttatGGAGGCACTTGAATTGGTATGCAGCCGTTCCCACACTATCAAATAGTTATACATAATTTACCTTTGTGGTGAGTTGGAAATTCATGAGGCCTGGGAATTTTTTGGCTGTGGGCTCTTATGtttagtcttttttcttttcttttcttttttggtttgggGGGGGAGGGGGGCTTGACATGTAAATATAGGAAACGTTTTTTGCGGTTTTATCATCCTTCTAGTTTGAAGGGAGGGAGATGTCTCTGTACAGGAATTTGCCTGGATTGTTGTATCGGAGGTTCACAGTGTCAGcatgattaataaattatacaaCTTCTTTTTGCTCGTGATTTTTGCCTTTATTGCTTTAGCTCCGGGCATTTGTTACCTTGTAAAGTGGATTTTACAGCTCGAGAGCTTTGAGACCACTGCCCTCTCGGGGACCAGTTAACTCATCATCATGCGTGGGCTCGGTTTGGCTCCGCTAAAGTTCGGGATGCTTTTCGGATATGTGCACTCGCTTACCCTTCCCTCTCTTTTTCTAAAACTGAGTCGAACGAGACGACCAGCTCATGAGCACATTCTTTACTGAGCATCACGATCCCATGTGGATCCTGAATATTTATATGATCACGTCTCAGCCCGCAAAATCTGCGATGATTTTGACTATAAGATAATCTCAAGCACAATTACAGGgagtttattatatatatatatatatatataataaaaacaaattaaatcttCTCGGTGTTTTACTACGGGAGCGGTAACTATCTCATAATTTATAGTAGATTtcaatggtgtttttttttttttaccaattgttttttattggatctTTTACTTGTACCGTTTGTGATGACTTGTGAATCAAGAGTTTTTTCTTGAAACATGATTACAggcaaatttaattaaatataatgtgAATTAATAGCATAGcgacttaatttaaaaaaaaaaattgacaaccaaaaaaaaaaaatgttccagtacatatatttttttattgagtttttttctaatctcttttttaaaattttaagttttgatcctaaattttattttgtttaccttTGAGTCCCtgggtttgaaaaaaaaaaagttgtaattGATCATAatctaacaataaaaaaaataattttaatgttaatgggttttatttaataagagaaatgtcattaaaactttattaatcaTTCATATTGTTAGAAAATATAGATTGagacttgaaatttttttttattcagattatttttttaattttcaatctatCAAAGGCTTATTTAAGACTAGGAATGGGTTTATTAAATGTCTCTAGGTGTTTATTAAatcttttcaagtaaaaaaaaatagttgaaaattgtttttttaggtccTAGAAGTCAAACCTCGACTCGCTGACTTTATAAGGTATAAAGGGTTGAACTAAGTAGATGATGCATTatcgtttatttatttatttttaaaataagttggGATGACGTGTCGAAACCGTACTTTATAACCACTTGAGATGATCGGAGTTCAATCAATAAACGAAacattatttgatttgttttttaaaaaagaaataacgtGTCATTTGTCCAatttaacaggaaaaaaaaaaatcaagggcaACCGtgctatgtttttttgtttttaacttgtGGTTTTGAATATTATATGTAAATAAAGTTCAAATAATTATAGTATTCACgaatagcttttttttcttttttactttttagtcaATGAatcatgcttctttctttttcttcttcttcttcttctttttttatcaaaacaacgaaaaaatacatgaataaaaaagatagtTTTCATGAAagcaaatgtatttttttttctttataattttattcattatctttcggatgaatgtttttttttattattgtataattaattaaaaaatagatttcaaaGAGTTTCCTAGGACAGCTCAGGAACaatatattattcttaattttttaatagattcacatcaaaattatcgaaacataatttttttattaaaacttgcttTTATAGTTCTAATAagctattatttaaaaaaaaatcatcttggtaaaaaaaatgtcaaaaaaagaGAGCACATTAATAAGATGAagggtttttaattaaaaagatataattttttatctttatttcaaatcgttaaaattattttggataattGTTCTAATTGCtttcaatatttattgaataaacaACGTGTATCTTGgaaagctatatttttttttgttaattaagatattgatagaaaagaagaaattatactagaaaattattatttttcaatgaaatttaaactattacttatcttataaaaaatagttttattgttatataattaaataaaaaaactgaaaactagatttttttaatttgcatttatCTCTTAGCTTatctatttagtttttaattagcattaataattattttcaacatttgttgttacatatatttataattttttttaatcaaacggATATAcatttacaattaaaattttgctAATGCTTGAAAATGTGTTAACAGCTACTTacacatattttattaaaaaaaaaatgatttgacaGGTAGCAGAGCacagataaataaataaggatgctGCAGCTGAGCcagtaatattagctttttaatggcaatgattttttatttcaccagCAAGCAATAAacctaaacaaaaacaatataatggAAGAGGCAGTTTAGCAAGACAGGCTCTCACTCTTTACTGAACAGGCTGCAGCATATATATTGGATCCGCACTGACAAATTGACAGCAGCGCTGTTGAAAGGCAAACTGCAGTCATCTTTTCAAACTACAATTATTTAGATTATtcaacctagaaaaaaaaaacttcagttgctttttgtatttttcttgtcTTGGATCCGAAGCCTCTACTTGTCTTCTTTATATTGCGGTAATAAAAGGATTCTACCACAAcacttttgatttttcaagtcactttttaaattttacatgatataattaaatttcaaaaaatattttttaatttattttttgttataatatcaaatattaaaaaataattcacttttttaaaatttatttaaaaaaaaaactatttttcaacaaataaacaatCTTTGTTTCCGGTAACTATCGGAGTTTTGTTGCGGGATCAAATGCTGCTAACTAGCTTGAGTTAAATAATCCTGTTACTGAACTAGAGAATCCGAAAATTTTATTAGCTATTCGAGGGTTTAcctgaagaaaaaaacagatacaaagatgaaaaataagataaaaaccatgacccataaaaaataataaaaatatttatacctaAGAATTCTCAATTCTGgttatttctattttctttttagaatgCTACTAATTATTCCTACTCTATGAGCAGTCAAGGTATGGCAAGAAGGAAAAACCTGTCATATTTAAGCCAACTCATCCTACTTGGCCAATTATTATATCTAGTTTTCCGATGCATAGCAGTGAAAAGAACATGTTAGCTGGAAACAGCTGAGGAGATGTTCTGGGATCGCTGGGTGTGCTCGTAAGCAAATGGATGTCAATAAATGGCACCAGACAAAAAaacaggaggaggaggaggaggaggaggaggaattaGACTATGGAATTTCACGAAGCCTTCATGATCAGTAGAAGTTATCGAATCTATTTGAGCACGACAACACATCACAGGGCAAGTGTCAGATCAGATACAAGATGATTTTAGGTTTGATATAGGGCGTGTCAGACAAGCACCGGCTGGGCGATCACTTTCAAGAACCACGGCGACAGACTTGAAAAGAGGGAAGAAATTACTCAGCAAGAGCGAACCTGTGGTGTCCAGATGCATGCATCTGTAGCCTGTAACAACGGTAGGATAGCGTTGCAGAGAGGGGACCTAACTATTTGACCGACGGCAAAAGAAACTATGAACGCAGCAGCGGGCCTTCAATTTCTGAAACGAAATCACTTTGCCTCGACAGAGTAACCAGTTACCACtgtaacataaaattttaaaatataattaatatattttttcaaataaaaacttttaaacttaaaatttatattattttatattaaattcttgattatatcaaataaaaaaaattaataagcaaTTATCAAAATTCTAATATCATCTTACAAAACcatattaatctaataatttaaattattaaataaaatattaaaatataaaatttatattatttttttaatatagtgcTCGTTTTGACGTTAATCTACGTACACGCCTCCATTTCGAATGGAGTTGGTTTCCAGTGCTCCATATCTATCTTAATCGGATGTTACCCCCCCTGCATTCGATGCAGAACTTCTATAGAGGTCaacattctttttaaattctatttaataCACTAAATAGCCtattcaaaagaataaaatatttttaatatatcaaataaagttATCTTGGTAATATGAGAACAAAAAGAGaatccatggttttttttagatatataacATACCCACCTGGCCACCTCCATGCCTGAACATGCAAGTATTTTTACTCTATCCACACCTCTATCACCATGGATAGACCAAGGGCATGCCCACCTCCATTCGAGGAAATGGATCGGACCTTCATAGAAACAGGCACAATCATCCTCCCTTTCACAAACTGGAATATTTTCACCGTTGCAGTTTTGAGATCACCAGCAAAACCCAACCCGTTCGATGAATGAGAATTTATGGTAAAATTAGCATTGCTAAGTAATATAATTGGTAAAAGGTAGCCATTGATGTCATTGACTTGATCGAAAGCACCAGTTCTTAAAACTGCTACTCAACTAAAATACGAGGTCTGTAATGATTCAAATTGATTATGATGTTCAACCGCTATAAAACCCAATGGACCTAAACTACTCTGTAAATTGAAGCTACTGGTTTCCAACAGAAGATTATCCTCTTAGGTTTCCAACTGATGATTTATCCTCTTATGAGGAAGGAGATTATCAGAGCAGGATGCTGCAGGCATGTTCTCATAACATTAACAAATGACACTTACAATACAGCACAACAGGTCTGTACTAAAAGAACTCGAAGTCTAGATATTTACCCCCAGACTTCATGTCTGTCCCTGCCATCCTTTTACTGCTGCTGCCTACAATGCCGACCCCAATTTTGTCAACTGCACCAAACTTGCCAGGCGAGGGCTCGGTCTCCACTGGCCTTGGCACTTCAGGTGGTGTGCTACACCTAATTAGAGCCCAATTCACACTTTCAAAGAAAGGATGCTGCTTGATCTCAGTCGCGCCCCTCTTCACCCCTAGCCTTTGCTGAGGTTCCTTCACCAGCAAGCCTCGGATCAAATCTTGGCTAGCATAAGCAGTAGCTGGTGAATCTGGGAATCTAAGCTGCTGCCCCACCACATTGAACAAGGTAGCTCGGTTTCCTGAGCCTTTGAACGGAGTCTTACCATATAATAGCTCGTGCAAGAAAATGCCAAATGTCCACCAATCAACTGCACTGCCATGGCCTTCTCCCTTGATAATTTCAGGGGCCAGGTATTCATGGGTTCCCACAAAGGACATGGACCGAGCAGCTGTTGGTTCTGCCACGAGCTCTGGAAGTGCAAAAGCTGGCAACCCAAGGTCATGGCGAGATTTTCTagtctttttcttatttttctgagGGAAGATGCGAGGCAAAAAACACGCAGGTTGGATGCAAACTGATGAGGGCTCAATACAGGCAGGCTGAACACAAAATGCACCGCCAGCAGCTCGTTTTGAAGGGTCAGAATTAAATGACGTTCTTATCAGGGTGGGTGAAACAGCACATCTAAGGGAAAGGTCAAAATCTGAAAGCATTATGTGGCCGTCATCACGGACTAGGACATTTTCAGGTTTCAAGTCTCTGTAGACTACTCCAAGCATGTGCAGATATTCAAGTGCCAATAAAACCTCGGCCGCATAAAATCTGCACATTTGAAGAAAGCAATTATTATATAGCTGCTTGCTAAAAATTACTGATTCTGGCAAAAAGAAGACAGGGAGATCATATCAAAGAAGGGAGAGCTGGTGAGAAGGAAAGGACATTTTGCAGCACAAATAGTATTTGTCCATGATTAGGGACAAACTGTTTTGTTCCTCAAATGTCATGGCAGGAAATCCATCTGACTACAGCGGACTCCCCACATTTCATTTAATTAGGTGTTATTGTTGTTTCCTAGTTACCAAAAACCTAACATCAGGCTCTATTAGTTTGGGACATTATTTGAACATAGTAGTCGATAGGTAACAGTTTATGAAGGAAGCTTCATGTGCTCCATCAAGTTTCCAAATTCCAGTGCAAGAATGTTTAGTACACATAGGGACTACAATGAGGTAGAGATATGTGTCAGTTGTTGAATTGGATTTGGAATTGGAATATTGAAATAAGCCATATTTTGGTTTCAGAAGCATCCAGAATAGGTACTCTTGTGAACTAGCATCACTTATTGTGTGTGAGATCTTACACCAGTGACTAGAGCATTTTAGCATATAAATGAGGCAACATTCTCAAGATCCTGTCAGGTAGAAGACAACCAAAACACTATCGGGCTGGAGAGTTGTTTAGATTGTGGAAGAGGAGTTTGGTGATGCTTCCATCCCATGGGGATGGAACTTGCATGTTAAACTTCGACAGGGCAGGGAATTGGAAATTGATATTAAACAATATAGGGAGGTGAAACTCGTACATTTCCCATCCCTGCACCAGTAGATGGGCTAAAATATGACTGCATCAATCAATGGATGACATTTGCATTtagtattttgaaaataactaGTATGGCAGCTACATAAGTCTGCTGAGTTTAGCATTTTAGAATTTAATCCAATTTTCTACAAGCTTAACCATCTCTTTTATGCTTACCACTTCCAACATTTGTTTAATATCCACTGGGTTTTCACCCCTGATACCTTGAAAAACACAGCACCTTGTACAtggaaatttaatttcatacttcCATGAGGAAAGATAATGAATTGTCCACTAAAATACTATGAC
It encodes the following:
- the LOC118042151 gene encoding nitrate regulatory gene2 protein encodes the protein MGCTASKLDNEDTVRRCKERRRLMKEAVYARHQLAAAHADYCHSLRVTGSALCAFAAGESLSVSEQTPAVFLHPAKTSTPPPPTNLIPPRVPPSPSPSLHSPPPPPPPFSPSPTIANAKLPHILSSSKSNRHRRSKPPKLPHILSETSPSVSPKSNFEYPTAFQNHSTYSTTPSQASSVWNWENFYPPSPPDSEFFARKANQNHYNQHQHHLDINDGSSSDEDEGVATETETERLSEYDFFKKKQYPQQQQIYSETEQEEVQCSEWGDHDNYSKTTTSSDEEDNDTEFKSEMETRSNFGSKQQPQPQPQQSDNGFGKSDNKSEAGSSTTSYRTGEAFNMKMVRHKDLKEIVDAIKENFDKAATAGDQVSQMLELDRNFRQLKKTVYHSSSVLSNLSSSWTSKPPLAVKYRLDTGSLNQTGGPTSLCSTMERLLAWEKKLYEEVKAREGAKIDHEKKLSTLQSQEYKGDEAKLDKTKAAIARLQSLIIVTSQAVSTTSTAIIGLRDSDLVPQLVELCHGFMRMWRSMHQYHEVQHHIVQQVRGLVNQSAKGDSTSELHKQATRDLELAVSAWHSSFCHQIKFQRDFIQSIHGWFKLTLIPVSSDNMNVNMEPSDVYAFFDEWKLAMDRVPDTVASEAIKSFINVVHVISMKQAEELKSKKRTDTASKELEKKASSLRSIERKFYNSYSMVGIGLPDTGGSDNGQVLDARDPLAEKKSELVSCQRRVEDEMLRHAKAVEVTRAMTLNNLQTGLPGVFQALTSFSSLFMEALELVCSRSHTIK